The nucleotide window TAAAAAGACTATACTTATACAAGCaacaaaaaataagaaaaatGCAAGCGGTTGTATTGCTACATGCCACCCTGGCCGTGACTACCAAGCACGCACGACCTTCGCCGTCATCGAAAAAGGAGAGCACTAAAAACTGGTCCACATCTTGACGCTGATTAACCCTAGCCGGTAGGCATTAACGAGCCGCAATAGGCACGAACCCCGGAAGACTGGATCTAGCCCGGTAAGGATCATCATGTTACGGAATTAACTAGGGGAGGACCTATCTCTCGGCTGCCTGAGAAAAACGTTTCGGGCAGTTGAATTTGTGAGCGTTGGCTCTGAAACAAGGGGCCAAGTGAGCTTCTTCTTCCTTTCGGACAATTTAGTGTACATCTTCTTCCTCCACATGATATGTTTCCCTATGCGGCACCAACTAACACGTGTGTAACCGCCTCCCAATCCCCGCCTCACTCCCCTCGAGCCTCACTACATCGCCTTCCCCTGAACCACCACCCTGTTCATCTCTCGAAGTCTCATGTTCTCTAGCGTTGGCGACGACCCTGCACCTCGAACCTGCACCAGTCAACCCTCTTCCTCGCCTCCGTAGCTCCATCTAAGACATTGTAGCTCTCTGCTGCTATCAGCAACGTCCAGTCTCTGTCAAGGTCATGGTTCAGCCTCGTTCGGGTCGACAGTCTTCGCCGGCGCTGCTCTCGTTTTCCGGCATCGTTAATAGTCAAGTGAGGGAACTATATGTCCATCCACCTAAGTTTAGCCAACCATGCAGGTCATGCATGTGGTGTGCGTGTTTTCGTCTCCACTGAACGAAGCGACAAATGGAATCTCTCATGTCTCCCAACTTGCAACGCATAAGAGAAAATTGCACGCCGGCTCGGATCCGATTATTGCGGAGTTCTCATCCCATCGATCTCGTCGCCACTCGCCACTCGCCATCCGCGTGTCCGGTTGGCGTGCCTACGTACGCCAAGATAGTCGCTCCGGCATGTGCGTAGATGCCAAAACTTGCGTAGATGGGACCGAATATACCTTGAGCAACAGCACAATTTGCACGTTGCGTGCGTTGAGGATGACCTGGACTCATCATCCATCCAACGGTAGATCGTGGATGTCCGTGTTCCGCTGCATTGTCCTGCCCAATGAGTCATCTTCCATTACTCCAATCATACGTCCTGCCGGCTGTCCAACGGCGCCAGCAGCTAGCAGTGCCAGTCTAGGTCATTCATACATCTTGAGCgtgcgtgcgtgcatgcatgtCCAACACCTGTGCTACCAAGTCGACCCCCAACATGACACCTAATCCACACTGCACGGCCGCTGCACATGCACATGCACGGCCATGGTGGTTCGATGGCGTTGCTTTGGTACGTTGAGATTTGACTTTGAGGCGTCCCGGCaacctcctcctctcctccaccggCGGATCATGTCCCCCACGTACGTACGCCGCTGCCGGCAACCCACACGTGCAACCACCACTTGCATGTCAAGCCACCCTCCTCCTTGGCATTGCATATATAGCACGTCTACGGTCTCCTCAGTTCTcacatctcatctcatctcaGTTCTCACGCACAATAGGAAGAAGAAGCAATTAGCTAGCCTGCCGCCGATCCACCGAAATGGCTCCCAACTTCGGCCGTTCCATCTCCTTCCCTCTCACCCCGACGAGGTCCTTCTCAAAGTCGTCCCGCCACCTCCGCTCTGTCAGCCTCCCCGGCACGACCTCCTCCCACCCGCTCCTCGCCAACCTCcacgcccacatcgccgccgtcCGTTCCTGGATCCAGGACACGGCCTCCCTCCAGGCCGGCCTCGCCAACATCCACGCGCTCCACGCCGCGCTcgccgacctcctcctcctcccagcGTCCGTGGCCGCGCTTCAGTGCACCACCAGCAATACCGGCGACCGCCTTCTAGacgccttcctcctcctcgccgaCGCGCACCAGGGCTTCCAGGAGTGCCTCCTAGAGCTCAGGCAGGCCGCCGCTGAGTCCCGCACTGCACTCCGCAGAGGGGACACGGGCAGGCTCGCGTCCGCCTCCAGGTCCCAGCACAGGGCCGAGAAGGACCTCGCCCGCCTCGCCGCGTCGGTCTCCACCATCTCCTCCAAGTGCGCGCGCCTGAACCTCGTCGCCGTTAGCGGCGAGGAGGCCGAGATGGCCTATGCTCTTGTGGAGGCGGCCGCTGCCAGCGCTGCGGCCTCCGCGGCCTTGTTCTCGGCCGCTGCGTCCATGTCGTCTGCGGCGTCGACTTGCAAGAAGACGGCCACGTTTATTCCGGCGTTCGCCACCAGGAAGGTCACCGCACAGGAGACGGCCGAGGTGGCCATGGAGAGGCTGTGCGCGCTGGAACGGTGCCTCCACGAGTGCGACGGCGCCTGCGACTTGGTGTTCAGGAGCATTGTGCAGACCAGAGTTTCACTGCTCAACATCATGACGCCCACCATCTAATCATCTAGCTAGTCATTTCATGTATACATAGAAGAAAAAGAACTTAATTAGCTAGACCATGTATATTTTTGCTGATTTGTCACTACACAGTGTACAGAGAAAGAAGCTAGTACAAAGAATAAGATTTTGCTACACTTGTTCAGACTTGTGCTTCTTGACATGAATAGTACTCACAGCAATATGTCCAAGCTCTTGTGAagcacttgcccgtttcatttaCAGCCAACAATTCAGTGCAATATATCCAAGCTTTTGTGAAGCATTATCGCCCAAAAAATTCAAAAAGAAAGCATAATCGCCAAATTAACAAGCTTACTTTCGGATCTATTCAGTCGTTATCGATCCTAACTTACGCACACCAGTTTCCTCCCATAAAACCGAACAGTTAAAATATGCAACTTGATCACACCTTCAAACTAAACAAACTAAGTAGTCCAAGAAGGGGTAAACCGATAAACGTGATGCAGCGCCTACATGTTTTTGACTGCGTCGCTGATGTCGTTGATCCATTTGCTTAATTTGATATTAGAACCACAGCTAATCAACACTGTCAGAGGGGACACTGGGAATCTTAACACCAAAGCAAGCCAGTCTAGCAGCTAGCAGCTCTAGTCATGCTAGGTTTCTTGTTTTTGTATGGAGGGAAATTGTGGTTTGGAAAAATTCCACAGGTATGTACATTTCTTGGTAACATGGTACTGATCATATTGTACGTGTGATGACCCTGTGCTGAACATTGTCCATAACACAGCTGCAATTATGACGAGGTTCCATGAAATGGTTGCCCTAAATTTTTTAGACAGGAGGCGTTTGCCCGACTTTAGCGAACCGGAGACCTTAAGGTTTAACATACCCTAGTTCGATGAGAATAAAATACACGGTACTTGAAACAAATCTTCAGAAGGACGGGCTCAAtgccaacacacccaatacaaacCCAAAAAGATCCTTGGCTCAAGAGCCGAAACACAGGCCACACTCAGAAAATGCATGAAGATATGATCATCCACCAGATCCAGGGCTCTCCTCCCTGAGAGCTGAAGTGTGTCGGCGGAACTTCTGGTAGATGATATCAATGGTCGATGATTCCTGGGTCCTAGGTCTTGCTGAGTTGCTTGAATAGTTGTAAGAACATAGTCATATTGTAGCTTGTCCAGCAGCAGAATTCTTAATAAAAATTCCCTAGTTGATGACTGAAGATTCCCAATAGCCGCTCCCAGCGCTGAAGGAAAAAAGACCACCCATCACATAATACCTCCATCGAGGGACAGAACTTTAGTTGCGTCGTTGCTAGAGAGAACTAAGTCCGATGGTTTCCACACCAAACTACATACATTTCTCAATTAAGACAAATTCATCCAAGAGGGGTGAAGAGAAGACTTGCTCAATCAATCTATTGACTGTCCATACGTCTTTTTGCTCTAATATTGTCGGCCCGTGGGTCTTACAGCTAATAAACACTGTCAAGCTCGACACTAGGAGTTGATATAAACAGCAAAACAGGTCCTGATCTAGCCTTGCTAGCTAGTTAATTTTATCCAAGTGGTCAAGTTGGGGCATGCACTTGCCTAGCTCTCTGATCTAGGGTCTCAAGCGTTTTAGTGGCAGTACCTGCTGGCTAATTAAGCTAGTTAATGAACTCAAGTTGCGCAGCTAATTATTAGCAATTGGATCAAACTAAGCATGTACTATGAATATAGTAGTACTAGCTAAGGTAGCTAATGAATCCAAGTAGCTCAGTTAATCAATCGCAACTTGATCAAGCTAAGCATGTACTATTAATGCATCGATGAATCTGGTTGGGTTGTCACAGCCATGAGATTTGCACACATTATTGCACGTACCTATGGCTAGCTTGCGTGATGTAGCCATGATCTGATCTAGGGAGACAGGCTGTTCGAGTGTGGATCAGACAAACTAAAAGAAGCGAGTAGGTCAGCTACCTCCATGACCATAGCTTGTAAAGTTGTAAGCTTACTCTTCCCTAGGCCAATTGCTAGCCACGCAGACATACCAATCCTTGAGCGATTTGTAATCGGAGAGATTCTCCCGTGCGCACCATTATACAAAGTGTCGTCCTCGTCCGGCAGAGCGTTCACTGGCTCGGTAGCTGGCATGGTGCCCGCCAGCAACGCAAGCTTCTCCTACGGCGTCTTCACCTAAGTCTCCCAGATGCCCCGACTTGGATCATGTTCATTTCTGTTCGGGTTTTCTTTCTCAGGTTTTCgttctttatttttcttttttttaagtTGTGAAGCTTTTTTCTCTGTTTCTTGAGCTTTTATTCAAATTTGTGATTTCTTTCAAATTCTTTATTTTATTCAAATAtgtgatttttttcaaattcttTATTCTATTCAAATTTATGGACATTTTCTTAAATAATGAACCTTTTTCGAACTTGTGTACTCTTTCTGAAACTTATGAACAATTTAATTTCATCGTCGTTTTTAAATTCCTGAACTTTTTTCTTActcatgaacttttttcaatctCGTGAACTTTGTTTTTGGATTCATCTTTTTTAAACttcatgaactttttccaaattcacCAAAAACTTCCCAAATTTTGTGAAATTTAGAAATCACTTATTTGAAATTAAATAAAACATTATTTCTTCCCCAAAAGTCGACTAATCAACCGGTCAACCAATTAACAAGCATTTGTCGAGCGAAGCAAGGCGTTAGCAGGGAAGAGCAACCGAGTTCTCCGTGTTGTGGGCCAGCCCAAAAGTGAGCGATGAGATCGCTAGCTAATGAAATCGGCGCCTTAAGAGCCGAAGGAGGCGAGCCCCTATTTACCGCATATGGGCCAAGTAGGCACCGCCGGCCTGCAAACCCACCGGCACAAAcactttttttttttgagaaatctCGCCATCTTTATTCATCCAAAACCATGGTCATAGGTACAAGGTTTGGGTCATGAGGATTGCCCAACCACACATGCCTACCTACGCGTAGATTACAAGCAAACTTGGCAAGATTATGAGCCtcaaaattaaaattcctacgctAAAAAATAAAGGAACTGGAATTAAAACTATTACAACGGCTTGATATTTCATGTACTATAGCCGCATTTGGACCTCCTGTCCCCTTAGTAATATCATTAACCGCTTCTTGGCAATCcgaagcaacacagatattttgaACGGCCAAATCATTTGCTAGCGATAATGCTTCGCGACATGCAAAGGTCTCCAGAATTAAAGGGTCATTGATACCTCGGAAGACCACAGCCGAAGATCCCAAATATTGGCCCGTTTGATCTCTGCACATTGCTGCGACAGCTCCTCCACGTTGTGTCTTACAATAGCAGCATCTACATTAATCTTTACAGAACCATTGGGTGGTGGGAGCCAGCGTTTAAGCTGAGCCGTTGGAGGTGCTCTTTGCTCCCTATGTAGGATGTCACCACCACGTAGGAACCACCAACCACACCGCAGGTAGAGCCGACGGGCCAGATCTACCTCCTTAGGACGGTGTCGCGGAAGCTGCAGCATCTAGCAGCTGGGAGCCATGCTAGTCGGCCACCGTGCCAGCCGAAGTCGCCGAAGACGAGCCACCCTCTTCCACGGGCCAACACCTGCAGCCAAGGCCGCCACTATAACCACCCGAACGCCCGCACAAAAACCACTCACCGAGAACGGCGACGGAGGGATGTGCCACCGCCGCCATCATCCCCCCGCCCGGGCTTTGCCCAGTGGTGATCTGGGGGCGGCAAGGAGAGGCTGGCGGCGGCCTACCCGTAGATGGGCTTCGGGAGAGAGAGGTTTTCGAGTGCATGCCTTGAAACTTAAACCAAAACCACGACACTTATTTTGAATCATACCGAGTAGTATTGTATTGAGTAATCAGAATCCATCCTTGCTAATATGAGTTCTGGAATCAAATCTCTCCCTGTTATTTGGTTGTTGGCTAGCTCTCTCCACGgaccactagtagaaaagggggcaaagtttcaggccgggtcagcccattagtcccggttcagtctagaaccgggacccatgggggcattggacccggttcgtgagcccaggggggcggccgggccacgtgggccattggtctcggttcgtctggaccttttggtcccggttggtgggacgaaccgggaccaatgggcctcgctcctggcccaccaccattggtcccgattggtggcttgaaccgggaccaaaggctgccctttagtcccagttcatgccaccaaccgggaccaatgaggtgcctatatataccccctcacgtaagagcagagcacactgctctgttttttctggccgccgatggggagagggcttggtggtgctctagctcacctcctatgcacacaaggtgttcgatggaatgcccgagccacactacttaagctttctcctctccaagctcgacctccaagctccattttcctcaatatttgtctaggtttagcggtccatcacgccccgtctccgtcttcaccgccgtcgatcacccgcgccgatctcatcgccggcaccaccgtggtgagcctcttgttcttatcttctttctaaaaggaaaaatattcttacttgtatgtttagatagatacttgtattattttcttacttttattattgcatcttatatagtgcgatggttttggtatccgcccccgtcggccctcgtcctgtctatgattcagatgtggtatatattatctttataactattggttcatttattgtttatgaaaattatgccgaccaacatgacatatattttatttatctaggaggtatgtgaaccggaaattccaactgaccctattgtcgagaggttaaatttagttgaagaagaaaacaatttattgaaggaaaaaataaaaaaattgaggaggagaagatcaattgttaccttggttgcgattatgatcgcatttgttttcgcattgaaatgttttacatagtttcaatgtatggtttaattaattagatgctctggagagctatatgttgttagatgagaactatgtatgtactttggttttaatgtgatgatgaacttctattaatttgatcacttaattatctattcatgatgttctgtaatggtttttgacatacttaattatatataatgcacgcagatgaaccggcaatggatgtacggtgacagacacacctccgagtacattaagggcgtgcatgagtttctcgaagcggctgaggcaaacatgcagaatggttttatgtgttgtccatgcactaaATGTGGTAATACGATGTCTTACTCTAActggaaaatccttcacacccacctgctttacaagggtttcatgccacactataatgtttggacgaggcacggagaaataggggttatgatggaagacggcgaagaagaagagtacgatgacaaatatgtgccccctgaatacggtgatgctgcaacggggggagctggtgaagatcaagaggaaccagacgatgtgcccaatgatgctgcaatgggtgaagctgctgaagatcaagaggaaccagacgatgtgcccgatgatgatgatctccgccgggtcattgtcgatgcaaggacgcaatgcgaaagtcaaaaggagaagctgaagttcgatcgcatgttagaggatcacaaaaaagggttgtaccccaattgcgaagatggcaacacaaagctcggtaccgtactgtaATTGCTGCAGTGaaaggcagagaatgttgtgcctgacaaagaatttgagaagctactgaaaatattgaagaagaagcttccaaaggataacgaattgcccgacagtacatatgcagcaaagaaggtcgtatgccctctaggattggaggtgcagaagatacatgcatgccctaatgactgcatcctctaccgcggtgcatacaaggatctgaatgcatacccggtatgcggtgcattgcggtataagatcagatgagatgaccctggtgatgttgacggcgagccccccaggaagagggttcctgcgaaggtgatgtggtatgctcctataataccacggttgaaacgtctgttcagaaacggagagcattatgatgccagttctcatccaaggccctaagaaacccggcaacgacattgatgtgtacctaaggccattagttgaagaacttttacagctgtggaatgaaaacggtgtacatacgtgggatgagcacagacaggaggaatttaacctaaaggcattgctgttcgtgaccatcaacgattggcccgctctcagtaacctttcaggacagacaaacaagggataccacgcatgcacgcactgtttagatgacactgaaagtatatacctggacaaatgcaggaataatgtgtacctgggccatcgtcgatttcttccgaccaaccatcaatgtcgaaagaaaggcaagcatttcaaaggcgaggcgaTCACCAGAAGAAGCctgccatgcgtaccggtgattacgtacttgctatggtcaatgatttacacgtaatctttgaaAAGGGTCCCGACgcactagctgttccgaatgacgctgagggacatgcacccatgtggaagaagaaatctatattttgggacctaccctattggaaagacctagaggtccgctcttcaatcgacgtgatgcacgtgatgaagaacctttgcgtgaacctgctaggcttcttgggcgtgtatggaaagacaaaagatacacctgaggcacgggaggacctgcaacgtttgcacgaaaaagacggcatgcctccgaagcagtatgaaggtcctgccagctacactcttacaaaagaagagaaagaaatcttctttgaatgcctgctcagtatgaaggtcccgactggcttctcgtcgaatataaagggaataataaatatgccagagaaaaagttccaaaacctaaagtctcatgactgccacatgattatgacgcaactgcttccagttgcattgagggggcttctaccggaaaacgtctgattatccattgtgaagctatgtgcattcctcaatgcaatctctcagaaggtgatcgatccagaaatagtaccaaggctaaggagtgatgtggagcaatgtcttgtcagttttgagctagtgttcccaccatccttcttcaatatcatgacgcacatcctagttcatctagtcgatgagattgtcattctagggcccgtatttctacacaatatgttcccctttgagaggttcatgggagtcctaaagaaatatgtctgtaaccgcgctaggacagaaggaagcatctccatgggccatcaaacagaggatgtcatcgggttttgtgttgacttcattcctggccttaagaagatatgtctccctaaatcacggtatgaggggagactgattggaaaaggcacgcttggaagggactcaataatatgcagggacggatattcttggtctcaagcacactacacagttctacagaactctatcttagtgaccccgtatgtcgataaacacaagaacagtctgcgctccagacacccagagcagtgcgacgactggagtacatgtgaacacatcaggactttcagcagttggttggaaacatgtctcagaggtgacaacactgtttgtgatgagctgtacttgttgtccaggggaccatctttgactgtactgatttacaaaggatacgagataaatgggaatataTTTTACATGATtgaccaagatcaaaagagcaccaaccaaaacagcggtgtccgctttgatgcaacaacccagaggggaaaggacacatattatggttacatagtggacatatgggaacttgactacggacatgattttaaggtccctttgtttaagtgcaaatgagtcaatctgtcaggaggcggggtacaagtagacccacagtacagaatgacaacagtggatctgaaaaatcttgggtacactgacgaaccgttcgtcctagccaatgatgtggtacaggttatctatgtgaaggacatgtctaccaaaccgagaaaaagaaaagataaggaagcgaatacatcatatgatgatccaaagcgccacatagttctttcaaggaaaagggacatcgtgggagtggagggcaagacagacatgtctgaagattatgaaaagtttcatgaaattcctcccttcaaagtcaaggttgacccaagcatccttataaacaatgaagattatccatggttacggcgcaataagcaaatgacacaagcgaagaaaaagtgaagactttctcccgcaactattatgatgatacatgccaactttgtaacagacgagtatgataccattgtccgttttgtacatgtacatgctatgtgggtgaaattatgataccatgccaattttcaactttttcagagttcatttgaaatgctttaatgtcttatggttcggccctcgtaataccattaaTCCCGGTTCGCTCCttatcaactatgttctcaccatgAACACTCTCAAGAGGGcagccacgtgggccattggtcccggttcgtctagaccttttggtcccggttccacgcacgaaccgggaccaatgcgcctcgtccctggcccatgaccattagtcccggtctgtgccacaaaccgggactaaagggttggtcctcgttgtggtcagagtttagtcccacctcgccaaccgaagggcgctcacaccggtttataagcccgtccctctctgccttgttgagctcctctcaaagtgaaaatagatgcccctatacagggaatttgacctaaattcatagtgaatttctctgaaatttaTAGAAATTTATTATCattttaggttgaattttctctataggcgcatctatgttcatttttttagtaaagttaatcacaaacttgtgattcacacaaatttcaaagaattcaaattttaactattcaaatttgaaaactaatggcactaacataaagtttataatttttctaaaactaatggcactaacataaagtttataattttgctgacccaAAAGCAAAAGGatttaaaaaataaagcaaaaaacaaaataaaataaataatgcagaaaacaaaacaaaaaactagaaagaaaataaaaatagcaacaataagtattttgttgtaagtagaaacaaaataaaataaataaagcaacaaagaaaacaaaaaaacaaaaaaaatgtttcaaatttgaaaactaatggcactaacagaaagtttatatttttttaaaactaaaagtaaaaagaattaaaaaataaaacaaaaaacaaaagaaaataaataatgcagaaaaaaaacaaaaaaactggaaaaaataaaaatagcaacaataagtattttgttgtaagtagaaacaaaataaaataaaaaaagcaacaaagaaaacaaaaaaacaaaaaaagtgttttcaaatttgaaaactaatggcactaacagaaagtttataatttttctaaaactaaaagcaaaaagaattaaaaaataaagcaaaaaacaaaagaaaataaataatgcagaaaacaaaacaaaaaaatggaaaaaaataaagatagcaacaataagtattttgttgtaagtagaaacaaaataaaataaatgaagcaacaaagaaaacaaaaaagtgccacctactgaGCCCctacggcctgaatacgactagagaCCCTACCATAGGCTAGGATTCAGGCTTGCAGGAGGCCCGGTAGGCCCACAGGCAGATAAGTGActttaggcccgtaagcctgcatttgagaggagctcgaagtggtcagcgcagcagcgcttataaaccactgtcGAGGCCTCTCgcctagcgaggtgggactaaacatcccaccgcaccgcgccagttccagcacaaggcctttggtcccggttggtgccaccaaccgggactaaaggggagcattggtaccggttcgtgccacaaaccgggaccaatgccttTGCTATATAAGCAACACTTGGGAAATATTTAGATTCCCCTCGCCAGTTGCCCCCGACGATGCCGAGCTcctcgacgccgccag belongs to Triticum urartu cultivar G1812 chromosome 7, Tu2.1, whole genome shotgun sequence and includes:
- the LOC125523037 gene encoding uncharacterized protein LOC125523037 — encoded protein: MAPNFGRSISFPLTPTRSFSKSSRHLRSVSLPGTTSSHPLLANLHAHIAAVRSWIQDTASLQAGLANIHALHAALADLLLLPASVAALQCTTSNTGDRLLDAFLLLADAHQGFQECLLELRQAAAESRTALRRGDTGRLASASRSQHRAEKDLARLAASVSTISSKCARLNLVAVSGEEAEMAYALVEAAAASAAASAALFSAAASMSSAASTCKKTATFIPAFATRKVTAQETAEVAMERLCALERCLHECDGACDLVFRSIVQTRVSLLNIMTPTI